TTAAATTTAATCACCGCTGTAGACGTCCGTTAGACCGTAACAGACAATTAAACTCAAGATGGACGCtgcgtacaattttattttcgaaaataatgttttagaaaatttagattacttaatataatcgTGGAATATCGGACCTCCCTCCTCCTGGAAAGAAAACCAGTAATTAGTACTCATTGCATAGTActacttcatattttattaacaaaaaacaatgtCAGAACCTaccagttaataaattattttttttcgtcgcAGCTTTGTCTTTTCGCGTAGTGCGTTTAATATTATCCCAACAGGTTTTTAATTGTTCTACGTTTCGAACATAGAATGAACTCAAACAGTTAAATTCTTCCGCTAGTTTCTTCCATCCTTCATTTTTGATCGCAGTAGTTACTGCGTCcgttttcttattttcaattagatCCTTGTAAGTTGTAACTAAATGAACAAGGATTTCCTTTTCATTTGACGAAAAATTCGGTCCGCGTGTTTTCTTtgacatagttatttatattcaataagaagCACACCACAAACACAATCAAAGAGCACAAAATAATGCTGCATAACCTcagctcaaaaataaatattaccatgttataattatttgacgtttcaatcggtttaaatcaaaagtagttaacatttcattgaaatcactCGGAGCTAACGATTTTTGAAATTGGTCGCGCAGCACAACAAATGACGTATTATACgactagataaaatattaccgaACTTCGTCTAAATGACATGTCACAAATAAGCATTTCAATTTGGTTGCTTAAAATAAGAGTGAGTAACTTACAAGCCATTCAGTTAAATGTTCTGTTTAATAACggcttgttaaattttgttcctgggacatttaatgatataacagcccgttaattattaacaactcaTTAGTAAATTACTGATTAAGATTTAACAAACATAGTTTGGTGAAATTAGACCTtagtatactaaaataatttgactAGTAGATCAAATCAATTTGCTTACAGCCGGCCGCCCCTGCGGAGTCACCACAAATCGTACCGTCGGAGATGGCCCCTGCACCGAGTAAGAGACGACATATATCCTATTCAATATTTAACTCTAAACAGATGCGCTTTTGCATGAAATTATATCGTCATTAACCTTAATATGTTTAGAAGGTGTATTACATGTCATGTaatgttaagttttatattgtCGTAGATCGACAACATGCTTAAGAAAAGTAATATAAACGAATAGTAATTTGGTACAGGTCCGTGTGTTGTTTCAGAGCCCGCCAGCCAGCGCTCCCCGCGCGCGCGGAACATTCCCGACTCGCTCGGTGAGTGCTCTCTAAGACTcctatagattaaatataaatttataaatatatgtaatataggccctagataaaaaaatgtgtggGTTCTTACATCAAAAGTAAAAGTCCTTACTAAATAAATGTTCTCTGTCgtgatatttacaataaaaaaaaggatttattgtGAGATAGTGAGATTTTGCATGTACTTTTGgtacagattatatttaaataatttctctaatattttattaaaattcaacagATAAAGTGTTCGTACCGCGAAATTCATACAATGGTCGCGGTCGCAGCTCGTGGAGAAACCCCCACTACCGACAGAACCATCCCTACAGGCGGAATAACACGTTCAGGGTgagactttaattttaatatatttttgttatttgaattgGGAACGAGAATGAATAAAAGTCCATCCTCTTCCAACCATCTCTCGCTCTAGATAAACACCGTGTGAGCGCACACTCTTTAATGTTTCGTTGCCACAGTGCGTTGCGACTCGAGCGAGGTGTGGTATGGAGGATACGAGAGTGTAACTCAGTCCACATCCTATATAGTCAGTTGAATATTGTTAAAATCCTATTGCGACATCCATTTCAAAAAGACTCGAaagaacgaaataaattattttgaatactaaCATTGTTGTTGaacaacaatttttattttctcatttgGATCGCCTTTTTTTTGTTCAAtccttaatatcattttttatttcttccagGGGAACTTCGGTCAGCGCCCATCTTTCCCTCCGCCACACATTCGACCACAGATCCCAAACCAACCACCAATCAGACCAGATATACCAGAACATCGTCCGGATTTACCCCAAATGGATCGAGAATTATCCCCCGAGCGACCCCTTCCACCCCAAGAAATGATCCAACCTTCGAATCCACAAATTGAGAACCAACCTTACAATCAAAACTTCCAAAGATTCCAGTTCAGGAATGACGAGAGGCCAAACTTTGGTCCAAACATTCGACCCAACTTCGAACGTCCAATGTTCTACCAGCGTCCTTACAATCCAAGACAATTCGGTCCCAGAGACATGATGCCTAATAATATGCCCCAAGTCATAAGACAACCTTTGCCCGTGATGACGGTGAACCTGCCCAAGGGTAGGGAACCAGAAGTGAGAATGTTGCCGGTTTTGCCCCCGAACCTACCGAACTTACCCCCTGGCGGGTTAGCTGGGAAGAAAGTTTTGATCAATCCTCACTTTAAAGGGAATTTCCAACCGCCTGTCGAAGGTAAGcgttacatatttacatagtaCGTGTATCATAAGTTCATCCAATCCATCAAAGAAAACATTTCAACTTATtgcatacaatattttttatttggattcGGGTTATACTTTAAAagcaataatacaattaaatatattgcatcTGGTATAAAAGTTATAAGATCAAGtcacaaatgaattatataatgaaagtaCTCTGAAACAAACGAAATTATCTACTATTACGTACGACCTTAAACAGTCATgggtttctttttatatttaaagttaagtgTATGTTCAAATACCGACCTTATATACACATCCGACGTAATGTCATATCACCCATATAAATGAGCCTCAGTATATTTTGCTTCACGTCCCAAGACGAATTGGACTGTGTTCTGTAGAGATGTACCAAGGCACAGAAGTACTAAAAAAAGctgttaagatttaataaacaCTACAACTGCTATGAACTGTATAAACACGGCCCAATTATAAGCTCAAGGACGTGTTCTCTCTACTGGGTCAAGTCGGCTTTAATATAGCCGGTTgatttgttgtaaaaataattcaattgaatgGTGATCTTATAACTTATATAGTATACCGATGTTATTATaccaaaattgttaatttataaagcaaCAAAAATGCTCTTAAATGGCATCACGCAAGCTTATCAACAACTTTGGGTAACTTTGAAAGAAATCACgtcgaactttttttttaagtgtgtaaggaataaaaaaaacgtacgaACGGTACTGGTGTTGAccaagttataatttttttattattaaataaacctcACAATGATAAggctctttattaaaaaaaaaggttttttctgATTTCATTAAATAGGCAGTAGCAAAACTCATTCTACCTTATTGAGCGCGACATAATTTTcgattttgaaattattctacCCACAAAGTTCGACCAAGACTCAGAGTTACCCAAGCCAACAGCAGaacaatataattcaatagtATTTTCCGTCATAGGGCTCCCACGATACGTTCCGACGAGAATACAAAAAAGCCCGCCTCTCAGTCCCACTCTGGAGAGCAAATTCGGTAACAGTTCGTTACGTTTTGTATGCACGTGTGATTTTGTACCCTAACACCTTGTAATAAAGTCCGCTTCTCTGCTTTTTATTATCATGCACTATTTTCGCGTTTATTAAGCGTTTCTATGATTAAAATGAGATCTTTATATTTTTGGGGGATTCCCGGTGGATAAACAGTGAGAAAGAGTTAcgagtaaaatataaatcctaattttatatctatatagacAAAGACAATACAGTTCAGCACCGCTTTCTCCTGTTTGTTATcagattattactttttttggcAGCTATTGATGAGCTTTAGTGTTATTGAGATAaaacaaaggaaataaaatttaaaaaaaaaagttttgaaacgttcatatttacatatattttctccTACAATTTACAATAACGATTATTGGAGAATTTCGACCACTGGGCTAACACTAgtagatataaataagtattatttaatggcTACTTATAGTCCCGACTTAGCTCTATTAAAGATCGTTAAGGTTTAATGCAAATAACAGAGCCTGTTACGTGTAGGTAGATCAATAATTCTTCTCTATGACCTTATAAGCTATATCTCATCAATTCACAATTTCTTTGAcgtttctaaaacaaaaaactaaagtcCTCCCGCCGGGTCTTTACGAACGAAGTTAGGTCTGTTAGtctttgaatacaaaatatagttACTTTTTGTGTACATCAACTCGGAGATGTtgcatttaatttcattttcttttattcattaataacatttagataggttattatatgatttaatgttttaatttacagttatttgatttttttttttatatttgtttgataaactattgaaaacaatttatacataatcttttgcaccttttattttttatagtgagTTTGCTCTTAATTTAGAAgtagttttgatattttttaattcaataatttacatGAAATAATGCCTGTGATATTATTTTGCATGTTTAAGTTCAAGTAAATAGAAGTTAGATGATTTATTAAGATGTTTTCTAGTTTAGTGTTTTATTATCAGTAAGCTGAGATGATTAAATAGTATGTTGTTTTATCGTTCTAAATgtgcttaaattaattaaaactatccGTAAGAatacttgaatatattatttttattactttgatttATAACGTAAATGAAGATCTTCTTCTTCAAAACAAAAGTTCAAAAAAAAGAAGGTCttcattttgttgtattttttatgttcggTACCTCAGAACTCCATCAGTTTTTTCGAGTATACTTTTTACCTTCTAATtggttccatttaaatttataaaaatacctcCTTTAAGAGAGAATCTTTATTAGTTTCTTTAGGGTCATTAACAgactaaaaacaaatacaaaattccACGTCCTACCCCAGAATGGGTAAGATAGGAACTAGCGCGCCGAGTATATTCCAATAGTAGCACTGACCCGTCCGCCCGCAGGCCCCATCAAGGACATCGACGACGCGGCGGAGCGGTTCATCGCCGAGCAGCGCAGCGCCCTCGCGCGCGCGCAGCGCCGCCACCGCGCCGAGCCGCAGAGGTGACGCACGCGCACGCACGCGCACACACGCGCACACGCACACGTCTACCGCACGCCAAATCCATTCCATTATAACGAGACATTTGTTTATACTAATGTTGTAACCACTGGCGCGATGCACTTCTTTACCGCTGAGCACAACATTTATGTACGATTATATCCATGTGCTCCGCCTGACTAATACGAAAACCATtaagaaaatcaatattataaataatttttaattttgtataagtaaCAGAAGACATGTGTGTTCAGAGTCGTCGGTCTACTATAGTccttataaaaagaataatgtttttaataatcgctttagtctttattttttatataaataatgtctcAATACACATTTTGAAAGTTAACCCATAGATCGCACTCGTTTCAGATACATCGAGAACACGACGATAGAGATAGAGAACGATCTCGCACGCAGCTGCGAGGATCGCGAGCTGCTCCGGAAACAGGAGGAGTTCATCAACGCCAACAGAGCCGGTCTGCGGAGACGGTACGCACCTCATGTTCGATTAGTGGAGCTCGGTCATCGAAATATCTACGAGAgtaattctaaaacaaaactaaaagttaaaagtaaagTCGAAAGACGTAGAAGTAGTTTATTTAACTACAGTAATTGGCAATAATTGGCAAACATTTGACTCGCGATGGGTCATACGAATTCGAGCATCGCTCGCGTCTCACAGCGTGTCCGTGTCCGTGTCGCAGGATGCGCTCGCCGTCGCCGCCGCGCTCGCCGTCCCCGCGCCGCAGCCCCGAGCGCCGCCCGCGGCCCTGCGACGAGGTGAGTGCGGCCCCCGGCCCCCGGCCCCCGCGGCCCACGGGCCGGCGCGCGAGTGAGCCCGTCGTGTGCCCGCAGGAGAGCGAGTACCGGCGGCGCGTGCGCGAGCAGGAGTCGCTGCGCGAGCGCGTGCTGCGCGCCAAGGAGCTGCGCCGCCGCAAGAACGCCGccgccgcctccgccgccgccgccgcgccgcgcgaGCCCGCCAGGTCCGTCGCACTTAGCGCCCGAGGCATTAGGTCGTATCCTAGGGAacggttaatgtttcttacggCGCCGATGCTTTTGAGCGATGATGACCACCTCCCGTCGTCTTTCCGTACCGTAAGAAACTGAGCCAACTCTAGGAAAACGATACAGTTCCTAATTAACTGACCGACTGTCGTTACAGGGATAAAGATCATCTGGACAAGGAAGTTCCGAAGGAAGAAATAAAGCAGACGGATGTAAAGGACGTTAAACAGAGCACCGTATATGCAAACGATACTCAGCAAGTGAAGCCGGATACGACGCGAAAGACACCGGAGAGGGAGAAGGAGACGGAGGTGGTggaagaaaagaaagaaaagagaGATAGGTCTCCTATCAAGGTCGTGGAGAGCGCTGAAGCTAATTCTACTTGTGGTGAGCGATAGAAAAAgtattaaacataatcaatagAGTGTAATCTTTCCTACATATATTAACTGTAATCACTgaagaatacatttaaaattactattataaaagaCGTTATATGTACGAACTTGGCTGAAATTAAGGGTTAGTTTTAGAAAGAATTTAGTAGA
This portion of the Vanessa atalanta chromosome 22, ilVanAtal1.2, whole genome shotgun sequence genome encodes:
- the LOC125072617 gene encoding titin-like isoform X1, which codes for MSDNEDLLGDDLGDHSLADYNLGNEEEEQLLADDYDSGPSQNVPSSNNSSYSESVDTVPTRQSIEYTQPVPYTPEPECVVPNIVVEVPNMPQTEHTTYAPFNEPYEQEHAVPPAIPAAPAESPQIVPSEMAPAPKPASQRSPRARNIPDSLDKVFVPRNSYNGRGRSSWRNPHYRQNHPYRRNNTFRGNFGQRPSFPPPHIRPQIPNQPPIRPDIPEHRPDLPQMDRELSPERPLPPQEMIQPSNPQIENQPYNQNFQRFQFRNDERPNFGPNIRPNFERPMFYQRPYNPRQFGPRDMMPNNMPQVIRQPLPVMTVNLPKGREPEVRMLPVLPPNLPNLPPGGLAGKKVLINPHFKGNFQPPVEGLPRYVPTRIQKSPPLSPTLESKFGPIKDIDDAAERFIAEQRSALARAQRRHRAEPQRYIENTTIEIENDLARSCEDRELLRKQEEFINANRAGLRRRMRSPSPPRSPSPRRSPERRPRPCDEESEYRRRVREQESLRERVLRAKELRRRKNAAAASAAAAAPREPARDKDHLDKEVPKEEIKQTDVKDVKQSTVYANDTQQVKPDTTRKTPEREKETEVVEEKKEKRDRSPIKVVESAEANSTCETLTPPPPSPERGATPPLPPPARAAPAAPAGPAALDSDDDLDLILDDIDDILSDDDDSGRFKEKASKDDVPKTVEKQVDLRSKLPPKVAEPKKPRQKITFNDNNEDKKKKDKSPVRRVGLGSNKTSHAVKADTKTDKEKSKVEVNSITIKSRQKITFDKKDSGRSARRVVLRAAPDKSVFARIDADPSQPTPCIFSRAVRTAIAPPAAPAAPPAPAAPAAPAVLVRNLPPGITDTRLRTLAAESQSLSLDKEERSAIIIFKTGLAAENFKKKFNNKMVAASRLTVTLQ
- the LOC125072617 gene encoding titin-like isoform X3 codes for the protein MSDNEDLLGDDLGDHSLADYNLGNEEEEQLLADDYDSGPSQNVPSSNNSSYSESVDTVPTRQSIEYTQPVPYTPEPECVVPNIVVEVPNMPQTEHTTYAPFNEPYEQEHAVPPAIPAAPAESPQIVPSEMAPAPKPASQRSPRARNIPDSLDKVFVPRNSYNGRGRSSWRNPHYRQNHPYRRNNTFRGNFGQRPSFPPPHIRPQIPNQPPIRPDIPEHRPDLPQMDRELSPERPLPPQEMIQPSNPQIENQPYNQNFQRFQFRNDERPNFGPNIRPNFERPMFYQRPYNPRQFGPRDMMPNNMPQVIRQPLPVMTVNLPKGREPEVRMLPVLPPNLPNLPPGGLAGKKVLINPHFKGNFQPPVEGLPRYVPTRIQKSPPLSPTLESKFGPIKDIDDAAERFIAEQRSALARAQRRHRAEPQRYIENTTIEIENDLARSCEDRELLRKQEEFINANRAGLRRRMRSPSPPRSPSPRRSPERRPRPCDEESEYRRRVREQESLRERVLRAKELRRRKNAAAASAAAAAPREPARDKDHLDKEVPKEEIKQTDVKDVKQSTVYANDTQQVKPDTTRKTPEREKETEVVEEKKEKRDRSPIKVVESAEANSTCETLTPPPPSPERGATPPLPPPARAAPAAPAGPAALDSDDDLDLILDDIDDILSDDDDSGRFKEKASKDDVPKTVEKQVDLRSKLPPKVAEPKKPRQKITFNDNNEDKKKKDKSPVRRVGLGSNKTSHAVKADTKTDKSGRSARRVVLRAAPDKSVFARIDADPSQPTPCIFSRAVRTAIAPPAAPAAPPAPAAPAAPAVLVRNLPPGITDTRLRTLAAESQSLSLDKEERSAIIIFKTGLAAENFKKKFNNKMVAASRLTVTLQ
- the LOC125072617 gene encoding titin-like isoform X2, yielding MSDNEDLLGDDLGDHSLADYNLGNEEEEQLLADDYDSGPSQNVPSSNNSSYSESVDTVPTRQSIEYTQPVPYTPEPECVVPNIVVEVPNMPQTEHTTYAPFNEPYEQEHAVPPAIPAAPAESPQIVPSEMAPAPKPASQRSPRARNIPDSLDKVFVPRNSYNGRGRSSWRNPHYRQNHPYRRNNTFRGNFGQRPSFPPPHIRPQIPNQPPIRPDIPEHRPDLPQMDRELSPERPLPPQEMIQPSNPQIENQPYNQNFQRFQFRNDERPNFGPNIRPNFERPMFYQRPYNPRQFGPRDMMPNNMPQVIRQPLPVMTVNLPKGREPEVRMLPVLPPNLPNLPPGGLAGKKVLINPHFKGNFQPPVEGPIKDIDDAAERFIAEQRSALARAQRRHRAEPQRYIENTTIEIENDLARSCEDRELLRKQEEFINANRAGLRRRMRSPSPPRSPSPRRSPERRPRPCDEESEYRRRVREQESLRERVLRAKELRRRKNAAAASAAAAAPREPARDKDHLDKEVPKEEIKQTDVKDVKQSTVYANDTQQVKPDTTRKTPEREKETEVVEEKKEKRDRSPIKVVESAEANSTCETLTPPPPSPERGATPPLPPPARAAPAAPAGPAALDSDDDLDLILDDIDDILSDDDDSGRFKEKASKDDVPKTVEKQVDLRSKLPPKVAEPKKPRQKITFNDNNEDKKKKDKSPVRRVGLGSNKTSHAVKADTKTDKEKSKVEVNSITIKSRQKITFDKKDSGRSARRVVLRAAPDKSVFARIDADPSQPTPCIFSRAVRTAIAPPAAPAAPPAPAAPAAPAVLVRNLPPGITDTRLRTLAAESQSLSLDKEERSAIIIFKTGLAAENFKKKFNNKMVAASRLTVTLQ